A window from Theropithecus gelada isolate Dixy chromosome 1, Tgel_1.0, whole genome shotgun sequence encodes these proteins:
- the LOC112609422 gene encoding 60S ribosomal protein L29-like translates to MDFSKKCNKKGLKKMQANNAKAMRALAEPIKALIKPKEFKPKMPKGVSHKLNQLAYITHAKLGKHAWALIAKGLRLCGPKAKAKGQTKAQAAAPASVPAQAPKDAQAPTKTSE, encoded by the coding sequence ATGGACTTTTCCAAGAAATGCAACAAGAAGGGCCTAAAGAAGATGCAGGCTAACAATGCCAAGGCCATGCGTGCACTTGCTGAGCCTATCAAGGCCCTCATTAAGCCAAAGGAGTTTAAGCCCAAGATGCCAAAGGGTGTCAGCCACAAGCTCAATCAACTTGCCTACATTACCCACGCCAAGCTTGGGAAGCATGCTTGGGCCCTCATTGCCAAGGGGCTCAGGTTGTGTGGGCCAAAGGCCAAAGCCAAGGGTCAAACCAAGGCCCAGGCTGCAGCTCCAGCTTCAGTTCCAGCTCAGGCTCCCAAAGATGCCCAGGCCCCTACAAAGACTTCAGAGTAG